A single genomic interval of Falco naumanni isolate bFalNau1 chromosome 11, bFalNau1.pat, whole genome shotgun sequence harbors:
- the TMED5 gene encoding transmembrane emp24 domain-containing protein 5 has protein sequence MGLLPWPRVLLPLGGFTLLLLLLPPPPGAAEFSPSLDSDFTFTLPAGRKECFYQPMRKEASLELEYQVLDGAGLDVDFHLLSPKGETLVFDERKSDGVHTVETEDGDYMFCFDNTFSTISEKVIFFELILDNMGEDGQDQEDWKKYITGTDLLDMKLEDILESINSVKARLSKSVQIQTLLRAFEARDRNIQESNFDRVNFWSMVNLGVMVVVSAVQVYMLKSLFEDKRKSRT, from the exons ATGGGGCTGCTGCCGTGGCCCCGCGTGCTGCTGCCGCTCGGGGGCttcacgctgctgctgctgctgctgccgccgccgcccggcgccgccgaGTTCAGCCCCTCTCTGGACAGCGACTTCACCTTCACGCTCCCCGCCGGCCGCAAGGAGTGCTTCTACCAGCCCATGCGCAAGGAGGCCTCACTGGAGCTCGAGTACCAG GTTCTAGATGGAGCAGGATTAGATGTTGATTTTCATCTACTGTCTCCGAAAGGTGAAACTCTGGTTTTtgatgaaagaaaatcagatggAGTTCACAC GGTGGAAACAGAAGATGGGGATTACATGTTCTGCTTTGACAACACATTCAGTACCATTTCTGAAAAGGTGATTTTCTTTGAACTGATCCTGGACAATATGGGAGAAGATGGACAAGATCAGGAAGATTGGAAGAAATACATAACAGGCACAGATCTCCTAGATATGAAATTGGAAGACATTCTG GAATCCATCAACAGTGTCAAAGCCAGATTAAGCAAAAGCGTCCAGATTCAAACCCTGCTCAGAGCATTTGAGGCTCGTGACCGAAATATACAAGAAAGCAACTTTGACAGAGTTAATTTCTGGTCCATGGTCAACTTGGGAGTAATGGTGGTGGTCTCAGCTGTTCAGGTTTACATGTTGAAAAGTCTCTttgaagacaaaaggaaaagtagaaCTTAA